The Papaver somniferum cultivar HN1 chromosome 3, ASM357369v1, whole genome shotgun sequence genome includes a region encoding these proteins:
- the LOC113356526 gene encoding protein ABHD11-like isoform X1, which produces MAGVSTFPGCGCCYRTSFTIRGREMRPSSVQATNLILSATTRVSRPFEEDMFPFSRFSLSNSRKASHKLVHSGIHMALVDERPVRSGDVSNLPQILAYELVQGALVKWSSNVENLKPDIPTAVLLHGILGGRKNWGSFARRLAQEFPMWQFLLVDLRCHGDSTSIKKRGPNTVASAALDVLKLVGQLRVTPRILVGHSFGGKVALSMVEQAAKPLARPVKVWVLDATPGKVRPGGDGEDHPGELISFLSTLPKQVASKRDVVSALIKEGFSKDVAQWVVTNLRPTDSSSSSFSWVFDLKGIAEMYKSYEETNLWKFVEDVPRGVHINFLKAERSLHRWALGDLQRIHAAEEQAADEGGGVQMHVLEDAGHWVHADNPDGLFRILSPSFQ; this is translated from the exons ATGGCGGGAGTTTCAACTTTTCCGGGATGTGGATGTTGTTACAGAACATCATTTACAATTAGAGGGAGAGAAATGAGACCTTCATCAGTTCAAGCCACTAATCttatactatcggcaactacaaGGGTTTCTAGACCTTTTGAG GAAGACATGTTTCCATTCTCTAGATTTTCTCTATCTAACTCGAGGAAGGCATCTCATAAACTTGTCCACTCAGGTATTCACATGGCTTTAGTAGATGAGAGACCTGTACGTTCTGGAGATGTGTCCAATCTTCCTCAAATTCTG GCTTATGAGCTTGTTCAAGGAGCACTT GTCAAATGGAGTTCTAATGTGGAAAACTTAAAACCTGATATACCAACTGCTGTTCTTCTGCATGGTATCCTCGGAGGCAGAAAAAATTGGG GATCTTTTGCACGAAGATTAGCACAAGAGTTCCCTATGTGGCAG TTTCTGTTGGTAGATTTGCGCTGTCATGGTGATTCTACATCCATTAAGAAAAGGGGTCCTAATACTGTTGCCTCAGCTGCTCTTGATGTCTTAAAGCTA GTTGGTCAACTTAGAGTAACGCCTCGAATTTTAGTTGGTCACAGTTTTGGTGGCAAAG TTGCCTTGAGCATGGTGGAACAAGCTGCAAAACCTCTTGCAAGACCTGTCAAA GTTTGGGTTCTGGATGCTACTCCTGGAAAGGTCCGTCCTGGTGGAGATGGAGAGGATCATCCTGGTGAACTTATTTCCTTCCTAAGTACACTGCCAAAGCAG GTTGCATCTAAGCGTGATGTTGTAAGTGCTCTCATTAAGGAAGGCTTTTCTAAAGATGTGGCACAG TGGGTGGTAACTAATCTCCGGCCgactgattcatcatcatcaagcTTCTCATGGGTCTTTGACCTCAAGGGTATTGCTGAGATGTACAAATCCTACGAAGAAACAAACTTATG GAAATTTGTCGAGGATGTTCCTCGAGGTGTGCATATCAATTTCTTAAAAGCTGAACGGAGCTTGCATAGGTGGGCCCTTGGAGATCTTCAGAGGATACATGCTGCTGAGGAACAGGCTGCAGATGAGGGAGGTGGAGTTCAAATGCATGTGCTTGAAGATGCTGGGCACTGG GTTCACGCTGATAACCCTGATGGTCTGTTCAGGATTCTTTCACCTTCCTTCCAGTAA
- the LOC113356526 gene encoding protein ABHD11-like isoform X2, whose translation MALVDERPVRSGDVSNLPQILAYELVQGALVKWSSNVENLKPDIPTAVLLHGILGGRKNWGSFARRLAQEFPMWQFLLVDLRCHGDSTSIKKRGPNTVASAALDVLKLVGQLRVTPRILVGHSFGGKVALSMVEQAAKPLARPVKVWVLDATPGKVRPGGDGEDHPGELISFLSTLPKQVASKRDVVSALIKEGFSKDVAQWVVTNLRPTDSSSSSFSWVFDLKGIAEMYKSYEETNLWKFVEDVPRGVHINFLKAERSLHRWALGDLQRIHAAEEQAADEGGGVQMHVLEDAGHWVHADNPDGLFRILSPSFQ comes from the exons ATGGCTTTAGTAGATGAGAGACCTGTACGTTCTGGAGATGTGTCCAATCTTCCTCAAATTCTG GCTTATGAGCTTGTTCAAGGAGCACTT GTCAAATGGAGTTCTAATGTGGAAAACTTAAAACCTGATATACCAACTGCTGTTCTTCTGCATGGTATCCTCGGAGGCAGAAAAAATTGGG GATCTTTTGCACGAAGATTAGCACAAGAGTTCCCTATGTGGCAG TTTCTGTTGGTAGATTTGCGCTGTCATGGTGATTCTACATCCATTAAGAAAAGGGGTCCTAATACTGTTGCCTCAGCTGCTCTTGATGTCTTAAAGCTA GTTGGTCAACTTAGAGTAACGCCTCGAATTTTAGTTGGTCACAGTTTTGGTGGCAAAG TTGCCTTGAGCATGGTGGAACAAGCTGCAAAACCTCTTGCAAGACCTGTCAAA GTTTGGGTTCTGGATGCTACTCCTGGAAAGGTCCGTCCTGGTGGAGATGGAGAGGATCATCCTGGTGAACTTATTTCCTTCCTAAGTACACTGCCAAAGCAG GTTGCATCTAAGCGTGATGTTGTAAGTGCTCTCATTAAGGAAGGCTTTTCTAAAGATGTGGCACAG TGGGTGGTAACTAATCTCCGGCCgactgattcatcatcatcaagcTTCTCATGGGTCTTTGACCTCAAGGGTATTGCTGAGATGTACAAATCCTACGAAGAAACAAACTTATG GAAATTTGTCGAGGATGTTCCTCGAGGTGTGCATATCAATTTCTTAAAAGCTGAACGGAGCTTGCATAGGTGGGCCCTTGGAGATCTTCAGAGGATACATGCTGCTGAGGAACAGGCTGCAGATGAGGGAGGTGGAGTTCAAATGCATGTGCTTGAAGATGCTGGGCACTGG GTTCACGCTGATAACCCTGATGGTCTGTTCAGGATTCTTTCACCTTCCTTCCAGTAA
- the LOC113356527 gene encoding uncharacterized protein LOC113356527, which translates to MASTTAASNPRVFSTLSSLNHRRKSLASLTHPQISSRRIFSSFSLSTSQKTLGRNPRKIVCEATEASVANESPSSGGGSGRSWVPVVPLAALPKGERRVIIQDDEVILLLWYKDQIFAIENRSPAEGAYSEGLLNAKLTQDGCIVCPSTDSTFDLKTGDVKDWYPKNPVLRALTPVLRKLYIYPVKTEDDNICISMSGNLDSGVSAEIVYSGRAQPGFTATNVNVDEVRMVVDEGQLGFGFSRKNELINGKAAIIGFLLVLDFELLTGKGLLKGTGFLDFLYAALN; encoded by the exons ATGGCTTCAACCACAGCAGCATCAAATCCTCGGGTCTTTTCCACCCTTTCGTCTCTGAATCATCGACGAAAGTCTTTGGCATCATTAACTCATCCTCAAATTTCATCAAGGAGAATTTTCTCCTCATTTTCACTATCAACCTCCCAAAAGACACTTGGAAGAAACCCAAGGAAAATTGTATGCGAAGCGACCGAAGCTTCAGTTGCCAATGAGTCTCCGTCTTCTGGAGGTGGTAGTGGTAGGAGCTGGGTCCCGGTGGTTCCTTTAGCAGCATTACCCAAAGGAGAAAGAAGAGTGATTATTCAAGATGATGAAGTTATTCTTCTTTTATGGTATAAAGATCAAATTTTTGCAATCGAAAATCGGTCTCCTGCTGAAGGTGCTTATAGTGAAGGCTTGTTAAATGCCAAGCTTACTCAG GATGGTTGTATAGTTTGTCCAAGTACAGATAGTACATTTGATCTCAAAACAGGAGATGTGAAGGATTGGTATCCAAAGAATCCTGTTCTTCGAGCTCTAACACCTGTTTTGAGGAAACTCTACATTTATCCGGTTAAAACCGAAGATGACAACATTTGCATTAGCATGAGTGGGAACCTAGACTCTGGTGTTTCTGCTGAGATTGTCTATAGTGGTAGAGCTCAACCTGGTTTCACTGCGACTAATGTCAACGTTGACGAG GTGAGAATGGTAGTTGATGAAGGTCAATTGGGGTTCGGTTTTTCGAGGAAGAATGAACTGATAAATGGGAAAGCAGCTATAATCGGATTTcttttggtattagattttgagCTTCTAACTGGTAAAGGTCTTCTAAAAGGAACAGGTTTCTTAGACTTTCTTTATGCTGCTTTGAATTAA